The Brachybacterium huguangmaarense genome contains a region encoding:
- a CDS encoding acetyl/propionyl/methylcrotonyl-CoA carboxylase subunit alpha, with product MAARPSPQRSFSTVLIANRGEIAVRIARACRDAGLRSVAVYADPDRNALHTTVADEAYALGGATAANSYLVVDKLLDIAQRSGADAVHPGYGFLSERADFAQAVIDAGLVWIGPPPAAIEALGDKVSARHIAQKVGAPLVAGTQDPVASSDEVVAFAREHGLPIAIKAAFGGGGRGLKVAREESEVRELFDSAVREATAAFGRGECFVEQYLDSPRHVETQCLADAHGHVQVVSTRDCSLQRRHQKLVEEAPAPFLTEAQNRQLVESSKALLKEAGYIGAGTCEFLVGLDGTISFLEVNTRLQVEHPVSEEVAGVDLVREQLRIAAGEEISEQTPTPRGHSFEFRINGEDAGRGFLPSPGPVRRFDPPMGPGVRVDSGVRAGDEVSGAFDSMLAKLVVTGASRTEALERSRRALEEFTIEGIPTVLPFHRLVVEDPAFAPEDPAEPFSIHTRWIETEFGGDIPPAPLAHAPEEPEDRESVVLEVDGRRVEVSLPASLRAPQPEVRHRRKRTHKQAAQAAGGDAVAAPMQGTIVKVMVEEGQTVADGDLLLVLEAMKMEQPITAHRSGVVTGLDAEIGATVSAGAVLCQIAD from the coding sequence ATGGCCGCTCGCCCCTCTCCGCAGCGCTCGTTCTCGACGGTCCTCATCGCCAACCGCGGCGAGATCGCAGTCCGGATCGCCCGAGCCTGCCGGGACGCGGGCCTGCGCTCCGTGGCCGTGTACGCGGACCCGGATCGCAATGCCTTGCACACGACCGTCGCCGACGAGGCCTACGCCCTCGGCGGCGCGACCGCCGCGAACTCCTACCTCGTGGTCGACAAGCTGCTCGACATCGCCCAGCGCTCCGGCGCCGACGCCGTCCACCCCGGCTACGGCTTCCTCTCCGAGCGCGCCGACTTCGCGCAGGCCGTGATCGACGCGGGCCTCGTGTGGATCGGCCCGCCGCCCGCGGCGATCGAGGCCCTCGGCGACAAGGTCTCAGCGCGTCACATCGCCCAGAAGGTCGGCGCCCCGCTCGTGGCCGGCACCCAGGACCCCGTCGCCAGCAGTGACGAGGTGGTCGCCTTCGCGCGCGAGCACGGCCTGCCGATCGCCATCAAGGCGGCCTTCGGCGGCGGCGGCCGCGGCCTCAAGGTCGCCCGTGAGGAGTCCGAGGTCCGCGAGCTGTTCGACTCGGCGGTGCGCGAGGCCACGGCGGCTTTCGGCCGCGGCGAGTGCTTCGTCGAGCAGTACCTCGACTCGCCCCGCCACGTCGAGACCCAGTGCCTGGCCGACGCACACGGGCACGTGCAGGTCGTCTCGACCCGCGACTGCTCCCTCCAGCGCCGTCACCAGAAGCTCGTCGAGGAGGCGCCCGCGCCCTTCCTCACCGAGGCCCAGAACCGTCAGCTCGTGGAGTCCTCCAAGGCGCTCCTCAAGGAGGCCGGCTACATCGGCGCCGGCACGTGCGAGTTCCTCGTGGGGCTCGACGGCACCATCTCGTTCCTCGAGGTCAACACCCGCCTGCAGGTCGAGCACCCCGTCTCCGAGGAGGTCGCGGGCGTCGACCTCGTGCGCGAGCAGCTCCGGATCGCCGCGGGCGAGGAGATTTCCGAGCAGACCCCCACGCCGCGCGGCCACTCCTTCGAGTTCCGCATCAACGGCGAGGACGCCGGGCGCGGCTTCCTCCCCTCCCCCGGTCCCGTGCGTCGCTTCGACCCGCCGATGGGCCCGGGCGTGCGCGTCGACTCGGGTGTCCGGGCCGGCGACGAGGTGTCGGGGGCGTTCGACTCGATGCTCGCCAAGCTCGTGGTCACGGGCGCCTCGCGCACCGAGGCCCTCGAGCGCTCACGGCGTGCGCTCGAGGAGTTCACGATCGAGGGCATCCCGACCGTGCTGCCGTTCCACCGCCTCGTCGTCGAGGACCCGGCCTTCGCCCCCGAGGACCCGGCCGAGCCCTTCAGCATCCACACCCGCTGGATCGAGACGGAGTTCGGCGGCGACATCCCGCCGGCCCCTCTCGCGCACGCCCCCGAGGAGCCCGAGGATCGCGAGTCCGTGGTCCTCGAGGTCGACGGGCGCCGCGTCGAGGTGTCCCTGCCCGCCTCCCTGCGCGCCCCGCAGCCGGAGGTGCGCCACCGCCGCAAGCGCACCCACAAGCAGGCCGCCCAGGCCGCGGGCGGCGACGCCGTCGCGGCCCCCATGCAGGGCACGATCGTCAAGGTCATGGTCGAGGAGGGGCAGACCGTCGCCGACGGCGACCTCCTGCTCGTGCTCGAGGCCATGAAGATGGAGCAGCCCATCACGGCCCATCGCTCGGGCGTCGTGACCGGTCTGGACGCCGAGATCGGCGCGACCGTGTCGGCGGGCGCCGTGCTCTGCCAGATCGCGGACTGA
- a CDS encoding Maf family protein: MSAEDFEPLLLLASASAGRRATLERAGIAFTARPADLDEDALLAAAGPLAPAESVLLLAREKVQAVLAASEGGYVVLGCDSMLEIDGQVVGKPHTPERARERWRTMRGRTATLHSGHWLIDDRDAEDGGTGATLGATASCEVTFAALDDEEIDAYVATGEPLGVAGAFTVDGLGGPFVTAVAGDPHAVVGLSLPLLRELLAEIDVPVHVLWRTDVAAG; the protein is encoded by the coding sequence ATGAGCGCCGAGGACTTCGAGCCCCTGCTCCTGCTCGCCTCGGCCTCCGCCGGGCGGCGCGCGACGCTCGAGCGGGCGGGCATCGCCTTCACGGCCCGTCCCGCCGACCTCGACGAGGACGCCCTGCTCGCCGCGGCGGGCCCGCTCGCCCCCGCGGAGTCGGTGCTGCTGCTGGCCCGCGAGAAGGTGCAGGCCGTGCTCGCCGCGAGCGAGGGCGGCTACGTCGTCCTGGGCTGCGACTCGATGCTCGAGATCGACGGTCAGGTGGTCGGCAAGCCGCACACCCCCGAGCGCGCCCGCGAGCGCTGGCGCACGATGCGGGGACGCACGGCGACCCTGCACTCGGGGCACTGGCTGATCGACGACCGCGACGCCGAGGACGGCGGGACGGGCGCGACGCTCGGGGCGACCGCGAGCTGCGAGGTGACCTTCGCCGCGCTGGACGACGAGGAGATCGACGCCTACGTCGCGACCGGCGAGCCCCTGGGCGTCGCAGGCGCCTTCACCGTCGACGGCCTCGGCGGGCCCTTCGTGACCGCCGTCGCGGGCGACCCCCATGCCGTCGTGGGCCTGTCCCTGCCGCTCCTGCGCGAGCTGCTCGCCGAGATCGACGTGCCCGTGCACGTGCTGTGGCGCACGGATGTCGCCGCGGGCTGA
- a CDS encoding DUF885 domain-containing protein — translation MPQTSRTPSALDAIADAYVDEVARLDPFAATSIGVPGHEHEITDLSPAGFDERAAAARSVLACLAEVPDADDVDAVTRAAMTERLGLELELDAALLSRAQVNNIASSLQTQSVFDMMATDTTEDWEAICDRLDRMPEAMRAWAETLREAAAAGYVSARRQLELGAEQARGYADPAGGYFATLGAKAPTDDAVRRRVTAGVEAASAAYRDIADVLESLVPQAPVEDAVGRDAYRLSSRVFLGQEVDLDETYAWGVEELRRIIAEQEQVAARLNDRYRTGAGTDVAAARAALDADAARTLHGTTALQEWMQATADRALADLAGTHFDIPEQIRRLECCIATTGSGGIYYTPPSADLSRPGRMWWDVPRETTEFHTWSETTTVYHEGVPGHHLQCGIQTLQASTLNRWRALLCWVSGHGEGWALYAERLMEQLGYLDDDGDRLGMLDAQRMRAGRVVLDIGLHLGLPMPEGVVGSAGGAWTYEKAWEFMTPNWGMAPAEQRFELHRYLGWPGQAPSYKLGQRLWEQLRAEQTTPGDEASVRGFHRRALELGSLPLSVLTGALAR, via the coding sequence ATGCCCCAGACCAGCCGCACCCCCTCTGCCCTCGACGCGATCGCCGACGCCTACGTCGACGAGGTCGCACGCCTCGACCCCTTCGCCGCCACCTCGATCGGCGTGCCGGGTCACGAGCACGAGATCACGGACCTCTCGCCCGCCGGGTTCGACGAGCGCGCCGCCGCCGCCCGCTCCGTGCTCGCCTGTCTCGCCGAGGTGCCCGACGCCGACGACGTCGACGCCGTCACCCGTGCGGCCATGACCGAGCGGCTGGGCCTCGAGCTCGAGCTCGACGCGGCGCTCCTGTCGCGCGCCCAGGTCAACAACATCGCGTCCTCGCTCCAGACCCAGTCGGTCTTCGACATGATGGCGACCGACACGACCGAGGACTGGGAGGCGATCTGCGACCGGCTCGACCGGATGCCCGAGGCCATGCGCGCCTGGGCGGAGACCCTGCGCGAGGCCGCCGCGGCCGGCTACGTGTCGGCCCGCCGCCAGCTCGAGCTCGGCGCCGAGCAGGCCCGCGGCTACGCCGACCCCGCGGGAGGCTACTTCGCGACCCTCGGCGCGAAGGCTCCCACGGACGACGCCGTGCGCCGTCGCGTCACGGCGGGCGTCGAGGCGGCCTCGGCGGCCTACCGCGACATCGCCGACGTGCTCGAGAGCCTCGTGCCCCAGGCGCCCGTCGAGGACGCCGTCGGCCGGGACGCCTACCGTCTGAGCTCGCGCGTGTTCCTCGGCCAGGAGGTCGACCTCGACGAGACCTACGCGTGGGGCGTCGAGGAGCTGCGACGCATCATCGCCGAGCAGGAGCAGGTCGCCGCGCGCCTCAACGACCGCTACCGCACGGGGGCGGGGACCGACGTGGCCGCCGCCCGGGCCGCCCTCGACGCCGACGCCGCGCGCACCCTGCACGGCACGACCGCCCTGCAGGAGTGGATGCAGGCCACCGCGGACCGGGCCCTGGCCGATCTCGCGGGCACCCACTTCGACATCCCCGAGCAGATCCGCCGCCTCGAGTGCTGCATCGCGACGACCGGCTCGGGCGGGATCTACTACACCCCGCCGAGCGCCGACCTGAGCCGCCCGGGCCGCATGTGGTGGGACGTGCCGCGCGAGACCACGGAGTTCCACACCTGGTCGGAGACCACGACCGTGTACCACGAAGGCGTGCCCGGCCACCACCTGCAGTGCGGCATCCAGACCCTGCAGGCGAGCACCCTGAACCGCTGGCGCGCTCTCCTGTGCTGGGTCTCGGGCCACGGCGAGGGCTGGGCCCTGTACGCCGAGCGCCTCATGGAGCAGCTCGGCTACCTCGACGACGACGGCGACCGTCTCGGCATGCTCGACGCCCAGCGCATGCGGGCCGGGCGCGTGGTCCTCGACATCGGCCTGCACCTCGGGCTGCCCATGCCCGAGGGCGTGGTCGGCTCCGCGGGCGGGGCCTGGACGTACGAGAAGGCATGGGAGTTCATGACCCCGAACTGGGGCATGGCCCCCGCCGAGCAGCGCTTCGAGCTGCACCGCTATCTCGGCTGGCCGGGACAGGCGCCCTCCTACAAGCTGGGCCAGCGCCTGTGGGAGCAGCTGCGCGCGGAGCAGACGACGCCCGGGGACGAGGCCTCCGTGCGCGGCTTCCACCGCCGTGCCCTCGAGCTGGGCTCCCTGCCGCTGTCGGTCCTCACGGGAGCGCTCGCCCGATGA
- a CDS encoding acyl-CoA carboxylase subunit beta gives MTDAPRPVSTAQRLEDLSDREQRAVAAAGEVAVAKQHARGKKTARERIADLLDEGSFVETDRFVQHQSHAFGMEQRRPEGDGIVTGYGTIDGRQVCVYSQDFTVFGGSLGEAHGRKIQKIQDLALSTGVPIIGILDGGGARIQEGVASLAAFAGMMRRNTRASGVIPQISLVMGPAAGGAVYSPALTDMIVMVEKTSHMFITGPDVIRTVTGEDVGFEELGGARAHSTRSGVAHYMAPDEDEAIEYVKDLLSYLPANTLTPAPAYPAAFDETPTPEDTALDRLIPDSPNQPYDMLEVLRAVLDDGEFLEIQPLFAQNIVVGFGRVEGHSVGIIANQPSHYAGTLDIDASEKAARFVRLCDSFNVPVLTFVDTPGFLPGTDQEFGGIIRRGAKLLYAYAEATVPLVTVITRKAYGGAYIVMGSKDLGADINLAWPTAQIAVMGAQGAVNILHRQRLRTTAENGGDVDAERATLQAEYEERFATPYSAAERGWIDGVIHPSETRTQVVRALRALRTKRETLPTKKHGNIPL, from the coding sequence GTGACCGACGCCCCGAGGCCCGTGAGCACGGCACAGCGACTTGAGGACCTGTCCGACCGGGAGCAGCGCGCTGTCGCCGCCGCCGGCGAGGTCGCAGTCGCGAAGCAGCATGCCCGCGGCAAGAAGACCGCCCGCGAGCGCATCGCGGACCTGCTCGACGAGGGCTCCTTCGTCGAGACCGACCGGTTCGTCCAGCACCAGTCCCATGCCTTCGGGATGGAGCAACGACGCCCGGAGGGCGACGGCATCGTCACCGGCTACGGCACCATCGACGGCCGCCAGGTGTGCGTCTACTCCCAAGACTTCACCGTGTTCGGCGGCTCCCTCGGCGAGGCGCACGGCCGCAAGATCCAGAAGATCCAGGACCTCGCGCTGTCCACGGGCGTGCCCATCATCGGGATCCTCGACGGCGGCGGCGCCCGCATCCAGGAGGGCGTGGCCTCGCTCGCCGCGTTCGCCGGCATGATGCGGCGCAACACCCGCGCCTCGGGCGTGATCCCCCAGATCTCCCTCGTGATGGGCCCCGCCGCGGGCGGCGCCGTCTACTCCCCCGCGCTCACCGACATGATCGTCATGGTCGAGAAGACGTCGCACATGTTCATCACGGGCCCCGACGTGATCCGCACGGTCACGGGCGAGGACGTCGGCTTCGAGGAGCTCGGCGGCGCACGCGCCCACTCGACCCGCTCGGGCGTCGCCCACTACATGGCACCCGACGAGGACGAGGCGATCGAGTACGTCAAGGACCTGCTGTCCTACCTGCCCGCCAACACGCTGACCCCCGCCCCGGCCTACCCGGCGGCGTTCGACGAGACCCCGACGCCGGAGGACACGGCGCTCGACCGCCTCATCCCCGACTCCCCCAACCAGCCCTACGACATGCTCGAGGTGCTGCGGGCGGTCCTCGACGACGGCGAGTTCCTCGAGATCCAGCCGCTGTTCGCGCAGAACATCGTCGTCGGCTTCGGCCGCGTCGAGGGCCACAGCGTGGGCATCATCGCCAACCAGCCCTCGCACTACGCAGGCACGCTCGACATCGACGCCTCCGAAAAGGCCGCGCGCTTCGTGCGCCTGTGCGACTCCTTCAACGTGCCCGTGCTGACCTTCGTGGACACCCCCGGCTTCCTGCCCGGCACCGACCAGGAGTTCGGCGGCATCATCCGTCGCGGCGCCAAGCTCCTGTACGCGTACGCCGAGGCCACGGTCCCGCTCGTCACCGTCATCACCCGCAAGGCCTACGGCGGCGCCTACATCGTGATGGGCTCGAAGGACCTCGGCGCCGACATCAACCTCGCCTGGCCCACCGCGCAGATCGCGGTGATGGGCGCCCAGGGTGCCGTCAACATCCTGCACCGCCAGCGGCTGCGCACGACCGCGGAGAACGGCGGCGACGTCGACGCCGAGCGCGCGACCCTACAGGCCGAGTACGAGGAGCGCTTCGCGACCCCGTACAGCGCCGCCGAGCGCGGCTGGATCGACGGCGTGATCCACCCGTCGGAGACCCGGACCCAGGTGGTGCGCGCCCTGCGCGCGCTGCGCACCAAGCGCGAGACGCTGCCCACCAAGAAGCACGGGAACATCCCGCTGTGA
- a CDS encoding biotin--[acetyl-CoA-carboxylase] ligase has protein sequence MSENRSAPVPTLLWRERTGSTQDDARELLATGAARAPLAVATDDQRGGRGRLGRAWTTPPGAGLALTVAWKPTTPIERRTWYPLVTGLGVIDALAASTGLTPHGRGGEGGIGLKWPNDVHDSRGRKLAGILVEADPAGRLLIGIGINRAGEVRDADGRPVEGAVTLEQLIGRPPQGARELARRVADAVAEQLSLLDAAGGDALVSGQADRYRETCVTTGLAVRVTGIGDREDVVGRAAGIDAAGRLLIEDSSGSTRAVDVGDVHHVRPAASPRDAV, from the coding sequence ATGTCCGAGAACCGTTCCGCCCCCGTGCCGACCCTGCTGTGGCGCGAGCGCACCGGCTCGACGCAGGACGACGCGCGGGAGCTGCTCGCCACGGGCGCGGCGCGCGCTCCGCTCGCCGTGGCGACCGACGACCAGCGCGGGGGACGCGGTCGGCTGGGCCGCGCCTGGACCACGCCGCCCGGCGCGGGGCTCGCCCTGACCGTGGCCTGGAAGCCCACGACGCCGATCGAGCGCCGCACGTGGTACCCGCTCGTGACCGGGCTCGGCGTGATCGATGCGCTCGCCGCGTCGACCGGCCTCACGCCGCACGGCCGCGGGGGAGAGGGAGGCATCGGGCTCAAATGGCCCAACGATGTGCACGACTCCCGTGGGCGCAAGCTCGCGGGCATCCTGGTCGAGGCTGATCCGGCCGGCCGCCTGCTGATCGGGATCGGGATCAACCGGGCCGGCGAGGTGCGCGACGCCGACGGCCGGCCGGTCGAGGGCGCGGTCACCCTCGAGCAGCTGATCGGCCGGCCGCCGCAGGGCGCGCGCGAGCTCGCCCGACGGGTGGCGGACGCCGTCGCCGAGCAGCTCTCCCTTCTCGATGCCGCGGGGGGCGACGCGCTGGTCAGCGGCCAGGCGGACCGCTATCGTGAGACCTGTGTCACAACGGGTCTCGCGGTGCGGGTGACCGGCATCGGAGACCGGGAGGACGTCGTGGGGCGGGCCGCCGGCATCGACGCGGCGGGCCGCCTGCTGATCGAGGATTCGTCAGGGAGCACCCGCGCGGTCGACGTGGGCGACGTCCACCATGTCCGGCCTGCCGCCTCACCGCGCGACGCGGTGTGA
- a CDS encoding adenylate/guanylate cyclase domain-containing protein has translation MTTDSGAPGEGGGVEGTAAPDADLEAARELNRRFAEVRRAIGALEKVLLQGPRRYSRRDLADDQGVPERLTAVYWRSMGFTAVDRDTVVFTDDDADAIGDLAALVENGEISERTFANLSRGLGYHMGRLAMWLTEALVDEAKSSRGMTDAEARQRMLEVMPQFLEVFENQTMYAFRRQLASYSARAGTEVLNSVGADEPDELFPLQRAVGFADLVQFTRLAQSLSGSELAHVIGDFEAVCRDIVSVGGGRVVKTVGDEVMFLADTPEDGAQIALSLSESIEAEPGLPDVRVGLAWGPMFSRYGDVFGPTVNLAARLEGVAQPGSVIVDASTARAVSAALPGSFETLESQVHDLHGIGPVEVVELRRGNSVPLSLTL, from the coding sequence GTGACGACCGACAGCGGAGCACCCGGCGAGGGCGGCGGAGTCGAGGGGACGGCGGCACCCGATGCCGATCTCGAGGCGGCGCGCGAGCTCAACCGACGCTTCGCCGAGGTGCGCCGAGCGATCGGCGCGCTTGAGAAGGTCCTCCTGCAGGGCCCGCGCCGCTACTCGCGTCGGGACCTCGCGGATGACCAGGGAGTGCCCGAGCGCCTCACGGCCGTCTACTGGCGCTCCATGGGCTTCACGGCCGTGGACCGCGACACGGTCGTGTTCACTGACGACGACGCCGACGCGATCGGCGACCTCGCCGCGCTCGTCGAGAACGGGGAGATCTCCGAGCGCACGTTCGCCAACCTCTCGCGCGGCCTCGGGTACCACATGGGACGCCTGGCGATGTGGCTCACCGAGGCTCTCGTCGACGAGGCCAAGTCGTCTCGGGGCATGACCGATGCCGAGGCGCGCCAGCGCATGCTCGAGGTGATGCCGCAGTTCCTCGAGGTGTTCGAGAACCAGACCATGTACGCGTTCCGGCGCCAGCTCGCCTCGTACTCGGCGCGCGCCGGCACCGAGGTGCTCAACAGCGTCGGCGCCGACGAGCCCGACGAGCTGTTCCCGCTCCAGCGGGCCGTCGGCTTCGCCGATCTGGTCCAGTTCACCCGGCTGGCCCAGTCGCTGAGCGGCTCCGAGCTCGCGCATGTGATCGGCGACTTCGAGGCGGTGTGCCGCGACATCGTCTCGGTCGGGGGCGGCCGCGTCGTCAAGACCGTCGGCGACGAGGTGATGTTCCTGGCCGACACGCCCGAGGACGGCGCCCAGATCGCGCTGAGCCTCTCGGAGTCGATCGAGGCCGAGCCGGGCCTGCCCGACGTGCGCGTCGGTCTCGCATGGGGGCCCATGTTCTCGCGGTACGGCGACGTGTTCGGCCCGACCGTGAATCTGGCGGCCCGGCTCGAGGGAGTGGCGCAGCCCGGGAGCGTCATCGTGGACGCGTCGACCGCACGGGCCGTCTCCGCTGCGCTGCCCGGCTCCTTCGAGACGCTCGAGAGCCAGGTGCACGATCTCCACGGGATCGGCCCGGTCGAGGTCGTCGAGCTGCGGCGGGGCAACTCCGTCCCGTTGTCGCTCACGCTCTGA
- a CDS encoding HNH endonuclease: MPAKGTASTRNDGSLPSGTRPLSGAPAPDGDTAVPAGDALSDVLTQAKTLSRDGAAREVVASIITGVLAAVEAPVAMRDALTDTEPGSVAEALGVVGVIDQLRSTLAALDATWQVMAATRIADADAARGVPAAEQGRAAAQELSLARRVSPSASSMSLAASQRLVTQLPGTFALLASGRVTEQQARAIAVALDDVDPDVAESIDEALTADPARLNGVGTRRLGAEVRALRDARDPDDARHRAARAARGRCVRTRLLEDHMVAVTATVRAVDASAVMKALRLEAEARRAQGSIDGVRALEADALVDAITGGDRALDPSAPGESLLDVEFEGISLPGGAAVLDTDGRGVMLDDTRDLDVPGPGHGGDQDLSGPYKVRAPDFPGHSDRSTDRYRRRRITIGVVITDRALLAPDGGGELAHLEGYGPIPAHIVTDTLRGSPPGYKNNPGWDEHPDATTSAVMRRLYTHPRTGELVAMDSRARAFPAPLEQMVRWRESTCASPWCNATVRHIDHITPHAYGGATSYANAQGLCVRCNLLKDHAGWTVTPTRDSGGTPAVTWTSPGGASTTCHLTPPGPRENTDDPSDVEARSPEAHRTSTTSDPADRPPDSTATSPLHTDDDSDTQDHPPPGPDA; encoded by the coding sequence ATGCCCGCCAAGGGAACGGCATCGACGCGCAATGACGGGTCGTTGCCCTCGGGAACCCGGCCGCTTTCAGGTGCTCCCGCTCCTGATGGCGACACCGCGGTCCCGGCTGGCGATGCCCTGTCAGATGTCCTGACCCAAGCGAAGACGCTCAGCCGTGATGGTGCGGCACGGGAGGTCGTGGCGTCGATCATCACCGGCGTTCTCGCGGCGGTCGAGGCTCCCGTGGCGATGCGGGATGCCCTGACCGACACTGAACCCGGCTCCGTCGCGGAGGCCCTGGGTGTGGTGGGGGTGATCGATCAGCTTCGCTCCACGCTCGCGGCTCTGGATGCGACGTGGCAGGTGATGGCCGCGACCCGGATCGCCGACGCCGACGCCGCACGGGGTGTTCCTGCGGCGGAGCAGGGCCGCGCGGCCGCGCAGGAGCTGAGCCTGGCACGCCGAGTCTCGCCGTCGGCGTCGTCGATGTCTCTGGCCGCGTCGCAGCGCCTGGTCACCCAGCTCCCCGGCACCTTCGCCCTGCTCGCCTCGGGGCGGGTCACCGAGCAGCAGGCCCGGGCGATCGCGGTCGCGCTCGATGACGTGGACCCTGATGTCGCCGAGTCCATCGATGAGGCCCTGACCGCGGACCCTGCACGCCTGAACGGTGTGGGCACACGCCGTCTAGGTGCCGAAGTCCGTGCTCTACGTGACGCGAGAGACCCGGATGATGCCCGGCACCGTGCCGCGCGGGCGGCGCGGGGACGCTGTGTGCGGACGCGCCTGCTGGAAGACCACATGGTCGCGGTGACCGCGACCGTGCGGGCCGTGGATGCCAGCGCGGTGATGAAAGCCCTTCGTCTCGAGGCCGAGGCCCGTCGTGCTCAGGGGTCGATCGATGGGGTCCGGGCGCTCGAGGCTGACGCCCTGGTCGACGCGATCACCGGCGGCGACAGGGCACTCGATCCCTCCGCTCCGGGCGAGTCACTGCTTGATGTCGAGTTCGAGGGGATTTCGCTGCCCGGTGGAGCGGCCGTGCTCGACACGGACGGACGCGGCGTGATGCTCGATGACACGCGCGATCTGGACGTTCCAGGCCCGGGCCACGGTGGCGACCAGGACCTCTCAGGCCCGTACAAGGTGCGTGCCCCTGACTTCCCCGGCCACAGCGACCGTTCGACGGATCGTTACCGTCGCCGCCGCATCACCATCGGCGTGGTCATCACCGACCGTGCACTCTTGGCCCCGGACGGGGGCGGAGAGCTCGCCCACCTGGAGGGCTACGGCCCCATCCCGGCCCACATCGTCACCGACACTCTTCGTGGGAGCCCGCCGGGGTACAAGAACAACCCGGGGTGGGACGAGCACCCCGACGCCACCACCAGCGCCGTCATGAGACGGCTCTACACACACCCCAGAACGGGTGAGCTGGTGGCCATGGACTCCCGCGCCCGGGCATTCCCCGCGCCGCTGGAGCAGATGGTCCGGTGGCGGGAGTCGACGTGTGCCAGTCCGTGGTGCAACGCCACCGTCCGCCACATCGACCACATCACCCCACACGCCTACGGTGGCGCCACCTCCTACGCGAACGCGCAGGGACTCTGCGTCCGCTGCAATCTGCTCAAGGACCACGCCGGCTGGACCGTCACCCCCACCCGCGATAGTGGCGGCACACCCGCCGTGACCTGGACCAGCCCTGGCGGCGCGAGCACCACCTGCCACCTCACGCCCCCCGGGCCCCGTGAGAACACCGACGATCCCTCAGATGTCGAGGCCAGGAGCCCCGAAGCCCACAGGACCAGCACCACGAGCGATCCCGCCGACCGTCCACCAGACTCCACCGCCACCAGCCCACTGCACACAGACGACGACTCCGACACCCAGGACCACCCGCCACCCGGACCCGATGCGTGA
- a CDS encoding response regulator transcription factor: MTRLLLVEDDSAIAEPLSRALGRDGYEVSRASRGMDALALASTGDPVDFVILDLGLPDIDGLEVCRRLRKGGLEAPVLILTARADEVDAVVGLDAGADDYVTKPFRLGELQARIRALLRRSQSLGEASDSFDVNGVQLDVSARRAHVDGEELSLSAKEYDLLTVLVREAGSVVTRDDLMREVWGAEWWGSTKTLDMHISWLRRKLGDDATSPRRITTVRGVGFRFETGPES; the protein is encoded by the coding sequence GTGACACGACTACTACTCGTCGAGGACGACTCCGCGATCGCCGAGCCCCTCTCCCGTGCACTGGGCCGTGACGGCTACGAGGTGTCCCGCGCCTCGCGGGGCATGGACGCCCTCGCGCTCGCCTCGACCGGCGACCCCGTCGACTTCGTGATCCTCGATCTCGGGTTGCCCGACATCGACGGCCTCGAGGTGTGCCGGCGCCTGCGCAAGGGCGGCCTCGAGGCTCCCGTGCTCATCCTCACGGCACGCGCCGACGAGGTCGACGCCGTTGTCGGCCTCGACGCGGGCGCCGACGACTACGTCACCAAGCCCTTCCGGCTGGGCGAGCTGCAGGCCCGCATCCGGGCCCTGCTGCGGCGCAGCCAGAGCCTCGGGGAGGCCTCGGACAGCTTCGACGTCAACGGCGTCCAGCTCGACGTCTCCGCCCGCCGCGCCCACGTCGACGGCGAGGAGCTGTCCCTCTCGGCCAAGGAGTACGACCTGCTGACCGTGCTCGTCCGCGAGGCGGGCAGCGTCGTGACCCGCGACGACCTCATGCGTGAGGTGTGGGGGGCCGAGTGGTGGGGGTCGACCAAGACCCTCGACATGCACATCTCGTGGCTGCGCCGCAAGCTCGGGGACGACGCCACCAGCCCCCGTCGCATTACCACCGTGCGAGGGGTGGGCTTCCGGTTCGAGACCGGTCCCGAGAGCTGA